In Fusobacterium massiliense, the genomic stretch CTTTCTAGGAAATCTCCTTCTGTTTTACTTTTATTTCCTAGTGCAGTAGTTAAATCACTTATTATTCCACCAGCTTTCTTTAACTCTTCCTGTTTATCCTTTCCTAGTAAATCAGTATGAAGCTCTGCATCTAAATGTTTTTCTTCATCTTTTGTTTTTTCTTGTGCCTTATCAATATCTGTATTAAATCCTAAGTCTTCTGCGCTTGTTTTCTTTCCAGATATTTCAAAGTCTGTATTTATTGCACTAGCCTTATTTATTTGTTCTTTATCTATCTTATCATGCTTTACTGATATATTTGGTACATCTGTTCCAAAACTTATTCCTCCACCAATATTTTCATATTTGTTCTTATCTTCCAGGTCTTTTACTACTACTTTATTGGCAGATACTTTTAATTTTTCTTTTTCATTTTCAGAGCCTATTACTGCACCAATATTTGTTAAGTCCTCAGTATCTATTTTTCCACCATTTTTAGCTATTAATGAACTTTGCTTATTTACCCATTCTTTTTCTCCACTTCCTTTACTTCCATTAACACTTACACTAAAATTAGATGGATTCACTATGTCTATACTAAAACTTCCTCCATATGAGCTATCTTTTCTTTCTGATTTATCTTGTTTACTTTCTATTACTACATTCTTAGCTTTAATATCTAATTTATCTGCTTCAACATTTGCACCAGATAAAGTTAAGTTTTCAGAATTTGCTTTTAATTTTCCTCCTACATTAACTGTTGAGTTTATATAGTTTGTTCCATTTCCTCTAGCTCTTGTTCCTGCTTGTGATATTGATAAATCTGCTATTCTTCCTTCTTCAAGATTTACAGATAAACTAATTCCTGTTTGTGATGATGAACTAGATGATATGTATATTTTGAAGCATTGTTTAATATATCATAGCTATTTCCTGAGAAATCTATTTATACATCAAACTTTTTAAATTCCTCACAAAAAATCTTATATGCTTTTTCTTCAACTTCTTCTATTATTTCTTCTTGCTCCTCTAGTAGTTCTTCTTCTTTTCCCTCATCATCAATATCACATAGTATTTCTTCTATCTCAAAATATCTTTCATACTTAGAGGATAATTCAGGAAAATTCTTTTTAAAATATTCTTTGCAATCTAATTCTTTTCTTTCGTCTGCAATATATCTTCCATCATTTTCTTCTATTGTAAATTTTGCTTTTGAAAAAAGTAAATAAGAAGTAAATACTGAATATTCACAGTAAGAAATTATTATTTCTTCAACGTTTAGTTCTTTACAGTAATCTATTAAGTACTTTGTATAGTCTTTATTTGCCCAACGGTTTTCAAAAGCTCCATTTATCTGTGAAAACCATATTTCTTTTTCTTCATCTTCTATTTGTCCATTACTTTCTAAATCTGCCACGAAGCAAAATAATGAATCATTCTTAAAAGAATTTTTTATTATTTTTCCATTTCTTTTTAATTTTAATTTATAAAATATTCTCATAGTTACAGACATACTACTTCCTCCCACTCTTATATTCTTCTTCTATTTGTGTCATCTTGGCTATCCAATTTATAAAAGGCTCCTTAAAATCATATTTACTTATAAGAGGATACTCTTTATCAGCTTCCTCATATTCTTTAACTTTCAAAGGTTTATATTTAATTAATTCTTTAGGTGCTATATCTAAGTCTATTTCTAAATTATACCCATGAATAGATGCAATTTTTGCAAATAAAAGTAATTGAGGTTGCAAATAAAATTCCAGATCATAAAATGTATCCCTTGCCAAAATTTTTCCCTTTTTTGGATCCATTATAGGTTTTAATGCCTTTTTCATCTCATCAACATTTGCTTCAGAAAGTGCTAAATAAAATTCATGTGTTAGAATATATTTTTTATGTCCAGATGGAACATCATTTAAAAATATTAAACTTCTTTTTTTTAATGCTTCCCAATCGCCCTTTAAAGCTAATAATAAATTTCTATTCATAAATAATGTTGTTCCCCAACCTTTATGATAATCTGGCTTATCTTCAAGACAAATATCATTTAGATTATTTATTAAAAACTGATGTATAAGTGGATTATCTGACATTATTTCAGGAAAAAATTGGAGAACTATATCTCCATGATATGCCCAATCTATTCTACTATTTCCTAAAATTTTTAATTTTCCAGAAATGCTTAAATATCTTTTAAAACCTATAATATCTTTATTTTCATACCATGCTAATATCCCTTTACTTAAATAACAATCTGAATTAAATGATAAAGCTGTAAATGTTTTTATTTCTTGATCTATCCATTCTGATTCTCTTTTTGTTTTTTTCA encodes the following:
- a CDS encoding Imm49 family immunity protein — its product is MYFLVKNKEEFEERMKKTKRESEWIDQEIKTFTALSFNSDCYLSKGILAWYENKDIIGFKRYLSISGKLKILGNSRIDWAYHGDIVLQFFPEIMSDNPLIHQFLINNLNDICLEDKPDYHKGWGTTLFMNRNLLLALKGDWEALKKRSLIFLNDVPSGHKKYILTHEFYLALSEANVDEMKKALKPIMDPKKGKILARDTFYDLEFYLQPQLLLFAKIASIHGYNLEIDLDIAPKELIKYKPLKVKEYEEADKEYPLISKYDFKEPFINWIAKMTQIEEEYKSGRK